One window of the Magnolia sinica isolate HGM2019 chromosome 19, MsV1, whole genome shotgun sequence genome contains the following:
- the LOC131235605 gene encoding serine/threonine-protein kinase D6PKL1 — MGFLSGASEIVEAKEETDSVHYSKGSIPPSFKSRADEGAEKHNPSMSKLYSEEDDINRLIEAIALRTSSRGLGTSGELVGTLRKNPQKRPIRVGISQASGIGISEAVTLKQALRGLCISQASEMAAMKRLSKPSGLSGFSEAGTIKRMYRSVVVQAAETGLSVNKDKGNLLEISLVPEKNTSNDEKTPESLQAPKVESLNESAVPSPHCAVASTSKVVKAKASAQDGALPALSCTTTDSKPGMKGDLNSASSSLCGSQTGSEVSNSHASLRAIKPAFRKKSCGKKKGKQDSASESSSLNTHVEVDRVQLSPGTSKLGRLTDKCSWKNVKKEYDSSASSSTNPSVEVSRMNGNTSVSKSDISFNHLGSKEKGECSQSSKSSIGEYSTSTSISEESNQSGSSCNGNRPHMSKDLRWEAIRHVEMRHGCLGLRHFKLLKRLGCGDIGTVYLAELTGTKCLFAVKVMDNDFLASRKKMPRAQTEREILQMLDHPFLPTLYTHFMTDRLSCLVMEYCPGGDLHVLRQRQPGKTFSEQAARFYAAEVLLALEYLHMLGVVYRDLKPENILVREDGHIMLSDFDLSLRCAVSPTLLKSSSPSRDPPAKRSSGPCSESGCIDPLCLHPSWVHMPCFTPRLFVSAATLKTRKLKSDLASQVSPLPQLVAEPTSARSNSFVGTHEYLAPEIIKGEGHGSAVDWWTFGIFLYELLFGRTPFKGSGNEDTLANVVSQSLKFPENPPVGSPAKDLIRALLIKEPENRLGSARGATEIKQHSFFDGLNLALIRCASPPETPKIDCPGTPARVGQKKESRCLEFRSNGEPLEFELF, encoded by the exons ATGGGCTTCCTTTCGGGTGCTTCCGAAATTGTTGAAGCAAAGGAAGAAACGGATTCAGTTCATTACTCTAAAGGATCAATTCCTCCAAGTTTTAAATCAAGAGCAGATGAGGGAGCTGAAAAACATAACCCGTCAATGTCGAAACTTTATTCGGAGGAAGATGACATTAATCGGCTTATAGAGGCGATTGCTCTCAGAACATCTTCTAGGGGTCTAGGCACTTCAGGTGAATTAGTAGGCACATTGCGAAAGAATCCTCAGAAAAGGCCAATTAGAGTTGGTATATCACAAGCATCAGGTATAGGAATTTCTGAAGCAGTGACCTTGAAGCAGGCATTAAGAGGGTTATGCATTTCTCAGGCATCTGAGATGGCTGCCATGAAACGGTTGTCAAAGCCATCTGGCTTATCTGGTTTTTCAGAAGCCGGGACTATTAAAAGGATGTATAGATCGGTGGTAGTCCAGGCTGCTGAAACTGGTCTTTCTGTTAACAAAGATAAAGGGAATTTGCTGGAAATATCCCTTGTGCCAGAAAAAAACACCTCAAATGATGAAAAGACACCCGAGTCCTTGCAAGCACCCAAGGTGGAATCATTGAATGAGAGTGCTGTTCCTTCTCCCCACTGTGCAGTTGCTTCCACATCGAAGGTAGTGAAGGCCAAAGCATCAGCCCAAGATGGGGCACTTCCTGCCTTGTCATGCACAACAACAGATTCGAAGCCTGGGATGAAGGGAGATCTGAATTCAGCATCGTCTTCTCTATGTGGATCTCAAACTGGTTCTGAAGTTAGCAATTCGCATGCAAGTCTGCGTGCAATCAAGCCAGCCTTTAGGAAGAAGAGCTGTGGCAAGAAGAAAGGAAAGCAAGATTCTGCATCTGAATCTAGCAGTTTGAATACACATGTTGAAGTTGATAGAGTCCAATTGAGCCCCGGGACAAGTAAGTTGGGGCGCCTGACCGATAAATGTTCTTGGAAGAATGTGAAGAAAGAATACGACTCGTCGGCATCAAGTAGTACAAACCCTAGTGTTGAAGTAAGCCGAATGAACGGGAACACTTCTGTAAGTAAATCTGATATCAGTTTTAATCACTTGGGTTCAAAAGAGAAGGGGGAATGCTCCCAAAGCTCAAAAAGCAGCATTGGCGAATATAGCACTAGCACGAGCATCAGCGAAGAAAGCAATCAGAGTGGCTCCAGTTGTAATGGCAATAGGCCCCACATGTCAAAAGATTTGAGATGGGAAGCCATCCGCCATGTAGAGATGAGGCATGGTTGCTTAGGACTAAGACACTTCAAGCTTCTCAAGAGGCTTGGTTGCGGAGATATTGGCACTGTGTATCTTGCCGAGCTGACAGGCACAAAATGCCTATTTGCGGTGAAAGTCATGGATAATGATTTCTTAGCGAGCAGGAAAAAGATGCCGAGGGCtcaaacagagagagagataCTGCAAATGCTGGATCATCCTTTCCTTCCGACACTATACACCCATTTCATGACGGATCGACTCTCATGCTTAGTTATGGAGTATTGTCCTGGTGGAGACCTGCACGTCCTCCGGCAGAGGCAGCCAGGCAAGACTTTCTCTGAACAAGCAGCCAG GTTTTACGCTGCGGAAGTCCTCCTTGCACTGGAGTACCTACACATGCTGGGGGTGGTGTACCGAGATCTGAAACCGGAAAACATTCTAGTTCGGGAAGATGGTCACATCATGCTCTCGGATTTCGACCTGTCTCTCAGATGCGCAGTAAGCCCAACACTCCTTAAATCGTCTTCACCCAGTAGAGATCCGCCTGCCAAAAGATCATCGGGACCTTGTTCTGAATCTGGCTGCATTGACCCTCTCTGCCTCCATCCGTCTTGGGTCCACATGCCGTGTTTTACACCTAGGCTTTTTGTATCTGCCGCCACCTTGAAGACCCGGAAGCTGAAATCTGACCTAGCTTCCCAGGTCAGCCCACTGCCACAGCTTGTGGCAGAGCCTACCAGTGCACGGTCCAACTCCTTCGTCGGGACCCATGAGTATTTGGCCCCCGAGATTATCAAAGGGGAGGGCCATGGCAGTGCCGTTGACTGGTGGACATTTGGGATCTTCCTATATGAGCTTCTGTTTGGCAGGACACCCTTCAAGGGATCGGGGAATGAGGACACCTTAGCCAACGTGGTCTCACAGAGCCTGAAGTTCCCAGAAAATCCCCCCGTTGGTTCTCCAGCAAAGGACCTGATCAGAGCCCTGCTGATTAAGGAGCCGGAGAACCGGCTGGGGTCAGCCAGAGGGGCCACCGAGATAAAGCAGCACTCTTTTTTTGATGGTCTAAATCTGGCTCTGATTCGGTGTGCCTCGCCACCGGAGACACCGAAGATCGACTGTCCTGGGACTCCGGCAAGGGTGGGCCAGAAAAAGGAGAGCAGGTGTCTAGAGTTCAGGTCTAATGGAGAGCCTTTGGAGTTTGAGCTGTTCTAG